The following coding sequences are from one Musa acuminata AAA Group cultivar baxijiao chromosome BXJ2-4, Cavendish_Baxijiao_AAA, whole genome shotgun sequence window:
- the LOC135586317 gene encoding G-type lectin S-receptor-like serine/threonine-protein kinase At2g19130 produces the protein MDTNIFSLPVLLSLLFFSQPIHRSSASDTISIGQSLSGRQTMIAKEGNFELGFFTPGNSGNYYVGIWYKKLPGQTVVWVANRGNPVSNATDAELRLSDDGNLVVLNSFKVPIWSSNSTISTSNASVAVLLDTGNLVLKDGSNSSTLLWQSFDHPTDTWMPGGWLGVNKITGEYQSITSWENPENPAPGPFAQSMDPDGSNQYVILWNGSEIYWSSGLWNGQYFTGVPGTKESTAFNFTFVDNRDRKFATYTIADSAFITRYVIDSAGQGRQWYWLNTTQEWQTVFTQPLAHCDVYSLCGPFGICNQKNSQLCQCLVGFVPTSIHEWQLNDWNSGCKRRTGLQCGNRTSDNGEKDGFLFMPNVGLPANPRRLTAGSDKECKAACLSNCSCTAYSFQNGCSIWSGALRSLRQLDDGDNEGGDPLYIRLATTDLPSSSGSSHKLTTGIVIGIAAAGVVISFSAVFVLIWACRRRKITQTSEQADVSLIPFPYSDLQRATKNFSEKLGGGGFGAVYKGTLPDSAVVAVKKLEGLRQGEKQFRAEVSTLGAVQHVNLVRLRGFCCDRDERLLVYEYMPGGSLDSYLSGDNTAVLGWKQRYQLLLGIARGLAYLHESCRERIIHCDVKPDNILLDANFCPKVADFGMAKLMGRDFSRVLTTMRGTVGYLAPEWLSGLPITPKVDVYSFGMMVLELVSGKRNSLHSGGDNGAAFYPYWAAKQITEENTLSLLDSRLEETPPDEEELTRVCRVACWCIQDAESQRPTMGQVVQILEGSLEVNKPPMPLGLKILMEEEGKIAYQLPSTDPSASVATDTSEDSVPLQGR, from the coding sequence ATGGACACCAACATCTTCTCTCTTCCggtccttctttcccttctcttcttctctcaaCCTATCCATCGCTCTTCGGCAAGCGATACCATTTCTATCGGTCAATCTCTCTCTGGAAGGCAGACGATGATCGCCAAGGAAGGCAACTTTGAGCTGGGCTTCTTCACTCCAGGTAACTCCGGCAACTACTACGTAGGCATATGGTACAAGAAACTCCCGGGGCAGACTGTTGTTTGGGTGGCAAACAGAGGCAACCCCGTCTCCAACGCCACCGATGCAGAGTTGCGTCTCTCCGATGATGGCAATTTAGTCGTCCTCAACAGCTTCAAAGTCCCCATCTGGTCTTCCAACTCCACCATATCAACCTCGAACGCCAGCGTGGCGGTCCTTCTCGACACTGGAAATCTTGTGCTGAAAGATGGGTCGAACTCGTCCACTCTACTCTGGCAGAGCTTCGATCATCCCACCGACACATGGATGCCGGGAGGATGGCTTGGAGTGAACAAGATCACAGGGGAGTACCAGAGCATCACCTCGTGGGAAAACCCGGAGAACCCTGCGCCCGGGCCTTTCGCTCAGAGCATGGACCCTGACGGCTCCAACCAGTATGTTATCCTGTGGAATGGATCTGAAATATATTGGAGTAGCGGGCTCTGGAATGGCCAGTACTTCACCGGAGTCCCTGGAACCAAAGAAAGCACTGCGTTCAACTTCACCTTCGTCGACAACCGTGACCGGAAGTTCGCTACGTACACGATCGCCGATAGTGCTTTCATAACTCGCTACGTGATCGACTCAGCCGGACAGGGCAGGCAGTGGTACTGGCTCAACACGACCCAGGAATGGCAGACAGTCTTCACGCAACCATTAGCTCACTGCGATGTCTATTCTCTCTGCGGGCCCTTTGGCATCTGCAACCAGAAGAACTCCCAACTCTGCCAGTGTCTGGTTGGATTTGTGCCGACTTCGATCCATGAGTGGCAGCTGAATGACTGGAACTCAGGATGTAAAAGAAGAACTGGATTACAGTGCGGGAATCGAACCTCGGACAACGGAGAGAAAGATGGATTTCTGTTTATGCCCAACGTGGGATTGCCTGCCAACCCAAGGAGATTGACGGCTGGAAGTGATAAAGAATGCAAAGCTGCTTGCTTGAGCAATTGCTCGTGCACCGCATACTCCTTCCAAAATGGATGCTCGATTTGGAGCGGGGCTCTTCGGAGCCTTCGGCAGCTTGATGATGGTGACAACGAGGGTGGTGATCCTCTTTACATCCGCCTTGCCACCACCGATCTCCCCAGTTCGAGCGGTAGTTCTCATAAGCTGACTACAGGAATCGTTATAGGAATAGCTGCTGCAGGAGTCGTCATCTCTTTTTCCGCCGTCTTCGTCCTAATTTGGGCTTGTCGAAGAAGGAAAATAACCCAAACGTCAGAGCAAGCAGATGTTTCTTTGATCCCATTTCCATACAGCGATTTGCAGCGTGCCACCAAGAACTTCTCTGAGAAGCTGGGAGGTGGAGGCTTTGGCGCTGTCTACAAAGGCACTCTGCCAGACTCGGCCGTGGTAGCCGTGAAGAAGCTCGAAGGGCTCAGGCAGGGCGAGAAGCAATTCCGAGCAGAAGTGAGCACACTGGGTGCGGTTCAGCACGTCAATCTTGTTCGTCTTCGTGGCTTCTGCTGCGACAGAGACGAAAGGCTTCTggtctacgagtacatgcccGGCGGTTCTTTGGACTCGTATCTCTCGGGAGACAACACTGCAGTTCTAGGCTGGAAGCAGAGATACCAACTACTTCTCGGGATCGCAAGGGGATTGGCCTACCTCCATGAGAGCTGCAGGGAGCGCATCATCCACTGTGACGTGAAGCCGGACAACATACTTCTCGACGCAAACTTCTGCCCCAAAGTAGCAGACTTCGGCATGGCGAAGCTGATGGGGCGCGACTTCAGTCGGGTGCTGACCACCATGCGCGGAACCGTAGGCTACCTCGCGCCGGAGTGGCTCTCAGGCCTACCCATCACCCCCAAGGTTGACGTTTACAGCTTCGGTATGATGGTCCTCGAACTGGTGTCGGGAAAGCGGAACTCGTTGCACTCTGGTGGGGATAACGGCGCAGCATTCTATCCTTACTGGGCCGCGAAGCAGATCACGGAGGAGAACACACTGAGCTTGCTGGACTCCAGACTGGAAGAAACTCCTCCTGATGAGGAAGAGCTAACCAGAGTGTGTAGAGTCGCCTGCTGGTGCATTCAAGACGCGGAGTCGCAGAGGCCTACGATGGGGCAGGTTGTGCAGATTCTGGAGGGAAGCTTGGAGGTGAACAAGCCGCCGATGCCGCTGGGACTGAAGATTCTAATGGAAGAGGAGGGCAAGATCGCGTACCAGTTGCCGTCCACCGACCCATCGGCCTCCGTAGCCACCGATACGTCCGAGGATTCCGTACCCCTCCAAGGAAGATGA